From the genome of Streptomyces sp. V1I1, one region includes:
- a CDS encoding carotenoid oxygenase family protein, translated as MNKPYLTGHFTPVVDELTSRELTVEGALPPELTGRLIRNSHNPEPGVTPTHWFKGSGMVHGIRLREGRAEWYRNRWVRTPALDGAPYMTEHGPDLTASVAGTHVIEHAGRLLALCEANYPFELTRELETVGAYDFGGALKTMMTAHPKQDPDTGELHFFGSSPFPPYLTYHLASERGEILFSEEVADASAALKHDFAITENHVVFLEGSVTFDHTETSGIPYSWSDTQRARIGVMPRGVGGGAQIRWFDVDPGYALHYANAYEDERGRLVIEGPSVDRDGWRLSWNWWVGAPDRGAELTSGSTTRRWTVDLVAGIASEQEIDDLVVEFPTINDERLGRQHRYQYAISFPDDRGGGAHGVVKYDWDTGGRQILPMGEGRLLSEAVFVPAAGATAEDDGYLLTVVSDLGADASQLLVLDATDPARTPVATVHLPRRVPAGIHGSWVPDSAL; from the coding sequence GTGAACAAGCCGTACCTGACAGGGCATTTCACCCCGGTCGTCGACGAGCTCACCTCCCGTGAGCTCACCGTAGAGGGCGCCTTGCCCCCGGAGCTCACCGGCCGGCTCATTCGCAACAGCCACAATCCCGAGCCAGGGGTCACGCCAACACACTGGTTCAAGGGCAGCGGCATGGTCCACGGCATCCGGCTGCGGGAAGGGCGGGCCGAGTGGTACCGCAACCGCTGGGTGCGCACCCCGGCCCTGGACGGCGCGCCGTACATGACCGAGCACGGCCCCGATCTGACCGCCAGCGTCGCAGGCACCCATGTGATCGAGCATGCCGGGCGGCTGCTGGCGCTGTGCGAGGCCAACTATCCCTTCGAGCTGACCCGGGAACTGGAAACCGTCGGCGCCTACGACTTCGGCGGAGCGCTGAAGACCATGATGACCGCACACCCCAAGCAGGATCCGGACACCGGCGAGCTGCATTTCTTCGGCTCCTCGCCCTTTCCCCCGTACCTCACCTACCACCTGGCCTCGGAGCGGGGCGAGATCCTGTTCAGCGAGGAGGTCGCGGACGCCTCGGCCGCGCTGAAGCACGACTTCGCCATCACCGAGAACCACGTGGTGTTCCTGGAGGGGTCCGTCACCTTCGACCACACCGAGACCTCCGGCATCCCCTACAGCTGGAGCGACACGCAGCGGGCGCGCATCGGGGTGATGCCGCGCGGCGTGGGCGGCGGGGCGCAGATCCGCTGGTTCGACGTCGATCCCGGCTACGCGCTGCACTACGCCAACGCCTACGAGGACGAGCGCGGGCGGCTCGTCATCGAGGGCCCGTCGGTGGATCGCGACGGATGGCGGCTGTCCTGGAACTGGTGGGTGGGCGCGCCCGACCGGGGCGCCGAGCTCACCTCGGGTTCCACCACCCGGCGCTGGACCGTCGATCTGGTGGCCGGGATAGCCAGTGAGCAGGAAATCGACGATCTCGTCGTGGAGTTCCCCACCATCAATGACGAGCGTTTGGGGCGGCAACACCGCTACCAGTACGCGATCTCCTTCCCCGACGACCGTGGTGGCGGTGCGCACGGCGTCGTGAAGTACGACTGGGACACCGGCGGTCGGCAGATCCTTCCGATGGGCGAGGGACGCCTGCTGAGCGAGGCAGTCTTCGTGCCCGCAGCCGGGGCCACCGCCGAGGACGACGGCTACCTGCTGACCGTGGTCAGCGACCTCGGTGCCGACGCCTCCCAGTTGCTCGTACTGGACGCCACCGATCCCGCTCGCACGCCGGTCGCCACCGTGCACCTCCCCCGCCGGGTCCCGGCCGGCATCCACGGCTCCTGGGTTCCCGACAGCGCGCTCTGA
- a CDS encoding NUDIX hydrolase: MALSSRDIEAPAGDWVLPGGYPESDESLAACAQRELAEETGLQRTVHPRGTPKPGSSCPRLCLESG, from the coding sequence ATGGCACTCAGCAGCCGGGACATCGAAGCGCCCGCCGGTGATTGGGTGTTGCCCGGCGGCTATCCCGAATCGGACGAGTCGCTGGCCGCGTGCGCGCAGCGTGAACTGGCAGAGGAAACCGGGCTGCAGAGAACCGTGCATCCAAGAGGTACACCGAAACCCGGAAGCAGCTGCCCCCGTCTTTGTCTGGAAAGTGGGTGA
- a CDS encoding GntR family transcriptional regulator — protein MTASDAPADALRHAALSNVGQKTAHESVAEALRSAILSGDLAGGARLVQTDLAARLGVSITPVREAMRQLATEGLIRFDSYRGAVVLAPSLEEIREVYELLSTLNPLATRKAVPGITAEELRQARSLAQSMEETPEVGDWIRLNREFHLVLYRAARSPRLLSIISSLADSATAQIALGLKQGARSRAESNAEHTQLLEAFEARDTELAVSVSNGHLEKTLRALESTLPDDTTDS, from the coding sequence ATGACTGCTTCCGACGCCCCCGCTGACGCTCTTCGGCACGCAGCCTTGAGCAATGTGGGCCAGAAGACCGCCCATGAGTCGGTGGCGGAAGCTCTCCGCAGCGCCATTCTGAGCGGCGACCTGGCGGGCGGAGCCCGTCTCGTCCAGACCGATCTGGCTGCGCGTCTCGGGGTCAGCATCACGCCCGTACGTGAGGCGATGCGCCAACTCGCGACGGAGGGGCTGATCCGATTCGACTCCTATCGCGGCGCGGTGGTTCTCGCTCCGTCTCTGGAGGAGATCCGGGAGGTGTACGAGCTGCTCTCCACGCTGAATCCGCTCGCCACCCGCAAGGCGGTGCCCGGCATCACCGCCGAAGAGCTGCGACAGGCACGGTCGTTGGCACAATCCATGGAAGAGACGCCGGAAGTGGGCGACTGGATCCGTCTCAACCGCGAGTTCCACCTGGTGCTGTACCGCGCGGCCCGATCACCCCGCCTTCTCTCCATCATCAGCAGCCTTGCCGATTCCGCGACGGCTCAGATCGCGCTCGGACTCAAACAGGGAGCGCGCAGCAGGGCGGAGAGCAACGCCGAGCACACCCAGCTCCTGGAAGCCTTCGAGGCGCGCGACACGGAACTGGCGGTCAGTGTCTCCAACGGACACCTGGAGAAGACACTGCGAGCGCTTGAGAGCACACTCCCCGACGACACGACCGATTCCTGA
- a CDS encoding ABC transporter ATP-binding protein, protein MNKGDVLVEARDLAHSFGSKRVLDNVSLELRAGDVTGFVGANGAGKTTTIQLLLGLLRGEGQTRFLGRPLHAWGAPGTVVGAVLGGVAGHPQHRVRAHLRMVAAGSAVADKRVDELLDTVGLGEAARLRLTELSLGMAQRVGIAQALLGDPPVLILDEPANGLDPHSIRWLRHFLRAQADQGRAVLVSSHLLGEMEQLADRVIVLTRGRVVAAAPMTELLERAAGIRAVRLEAPDLPTLARLVAELGGRLTPATGQEATVTGLDRVQIGTLALKACVPLYGLCEEAPSLEDFYLGIAEEEFKIS, encoded by the coding sequence GTGAACAAAGGCGACGTACTCGTCGAAGCCCGGGATCTGGCCCACTCCTTCGGCTCCAAGCGGGTCCTGGACAACGTCTCCCTCGAGTTGCGCGCCGGTGACGTGACCGGCTTCGTCGGAGCTAACGGCGCAGGCAAGACCACAACCATCCAGCTGTTGCTGGGCCTGCTGCGAGGAGAAGGCCAGACCCGCTTCCTCGGTCGGCCGCTACATGCCTGGGGCGCTCCCGGAACAGTGGTCGGCGCGGTACTGGGCGGCGTAGCAGGCCATCCCCAGCACCGCGTACGCGCCCATCTGCGCATGGTGGCGGCCGGATCCGCAGTAGCAGACAAACGGGTCGACGAACTCCTGGACACGGTCGGACTGGGCGAGGCCGCCCGGCTTCGACTGACCGAACTGTCGCTCGGCATGGCGCAGCGCGTCGGCATCGCGCAGGCGCTGCTGGGCGACCCGCCCGTGCTCATCCTGGATGAGCCCGCGAACGGACTGGATCCCCATTCCATACGCTGGCTGCGGCACTTCCTCCGAGCGCAGGCAGACCAGGGCCGAGCCGTCCTGGTGTCGAGCCATCTCCTGGGCGAGATGGAGCAACTCGCCGACCGTGTCATCGTGCTCACCCGCGGCCGCGTCGTCGCAGCGGCCCCCATGACGGAACTGCTGGAACGCGCCGCCGGCATTCGGGCTGTGAGGCTGGAGGCACCGGACCTGCCGACCCTGGCCCGCCTTGTTGCCGAACTTGGCGGACGCCTCACACCCGCCACCGGACAAGAGGCCACCGTCACAGGCCTGGACCGCGTACAGATCGGCACCCTCGCACTCAAGGCCTGCGTGCCGTTGTACGGGCTATGTGAGGAAGCACCCTCACTCGAGGACTTCTACCTGGGCATTGCGGAAGAGGAGTTCAAGATCTCGTGA
- a CDS encoding PRC-barrel domain containing protein gives MSEDIWGYRPTAGYQQGIDLVGYRVEASDGHIGKIDKHSEDVGSSHLVVDTGVWIFGKRVLLPAGVIERIDTAAETVYVNRTKDQIKDAPEFDEAKYAGEPTYLEQFGRYYGQPHM, from the coding sequence GTGAGCGAAGACATCTGGGGCTATCGACCGACTGCGGGATATCAGCAGGGGATCGACCTCGTCGGTTACAGGGTCGAAGCCAGCGACGGCCACATCGGCAAGATCGACAAGCATTCCGAAGACGTCGGCTCCTCCCACCTGGTCGTCGACACCGGAGTCTGGATCTTCGGCAAACGCGTACTGCTGCCCGCCGGCGTTATCGAGCGCATCGACACGGCCGCAGAAACGGTCTACGTCAACCGGACCAAAGACCAGATCAAAGACGCTCCCGAATTCGACGAGGCCAAGTACGCCGGCGAGCCCACCTACCTGGAGCAGTTCGGCCGCTACTACGGCCAGCCGCACATGTAG
- a CDS encoding helix-turn-helix domain-containing protein — protein sequence MSLMINGVVSTNTLPVDEQLDYWHDVVCATFVRLNVSARATGPFSGSLATHQLGCLRFSVVDADPQCVTRTTRLIATGEEYVHVGLQCKGEAVVEQDGRQALLRPGDLAFYDTTRPYLLGFRERFEMKVFMLPRQLLGLPEADLRNVSAVAVRGDEGLGRLVAPFLDRLAGQSGSYGEADGSRVAASAVCLLEAVAAERCAPDERLAETAQRSLPLRIRAFINQHLPDPDLSPESIARAHHISVRYLHKLFECEGTTVHRWIQVRRLEEARHELGRPGRAAATIASIGHRWGFADPAHFSRSFRAVYGMTPREWRELSRAGHEGGNSG from the coding sequence ATGAGCCTGATGATCAATGGTGTGGTATCGACTAACACACTGCCGGTGGATGAGCAGCTCGACTACTGGCATGACGTCGTCTGCGCCACTTTCGTCCGGCTGAACGTCTCAGCCCGCGCTACCGGCCCGTTCTCCGGATCCCTCGCGACTCACCAGTTGGGATGCTTGCGGTTTTCCGTCGTCGACGCGGATCCCCAGTGCGTGACGCGGACTACTCGTCTGATCGCCACCGGCGAGGAGTACGTACATGTCGGGCTGCAGTGCAAGGGCGAGGCCGTGGTGGAGCAGGACGGACGGCAGGCGCTGCTGCGACCTGGTGACCTCGCTTTTTACGACACGACCCGCCCCTACCTGCTCGGCTTCCGCGAGCGCTTCGAGATGAAGGTCTTCATGCTGCCGCGTCAACTGCTCGGCCTGCCGGAGGCCGACCTTCGGAACGTGAGCGCCGTGGCCGTACGGGGCGACGAGGGGCTGGGACGTCTGGTTGCCCCGTTCCTCGACCGTCTCGCCGGGCAGAGCGGATCATACGGAGAGGCGGATGGCTCACGGGTGGCCGCCAGCGCCGTGTGTCTTCTGGAGGCCGTGGCTGCGGAGCGGTGCGCGCCGGATGAGCGGCTCGCGGAGACCGCCCAGCGGTCGCTGCCCCTGCGCATCCGCGCCTTCATCAACCAGCACCTGCCCGATCCGGACCTCTCTCCGGAGTCGATCGCCCGCGCTCATCACATCTCGGTGCGGTACCTCCACAAGCTCTTCGAGTGCGAAGGGACGACCGTGCACCGGTGGATCCAGGTGCGCCGGCTGGAGGAGGCCCGGCACGAACTAGGCAGGCCGGGCCGGGCGGCCGCCACGATCGCGTCTATTGGGCACCGCTGGGGATTCGCCGACCCCGCCCACTTCAGCCGCTCGTTCCGCGCGGTGTATGGCATGACCCCGCGCGAATGGCGGGAACTCAGCAGAGCGGGACACGAGGGTGGAAATTCCGGCTGA
- a CDS encoding MFS transporter produces MTSRRGTGLLLGLLAFAQFISAIDYNIVYVALPEIGREVGFDAHSLQWVISAYAVAFGGFLLLGGRAADLLGQRRMFATALSLYAASSLVGGLATEPGLLVAARAVQGLGGALLLPATLSLINTTFEEGASRNKALAIWGGAGAVGLALGSLLGGVLTNYLGWESVFYVNVPLALGAAAASFAIIAKDAQRERGRSFDLAGALTATVGFTALVFGIVQGPEAGWSTPQTLIALIAGVLLIGIFLLIESRTAHPLMPLRLFRNRSLVAAMGITFIFMGTFGAQYYFFTVYLQNVHGYSAMPTGMAFLPSAVMGMVGTKVSEKLLGRSGVRTTIVTGLLLGTGGMILLALAMSPTGGYAVLLPGVVLISLGQGIAWTAMFAAAASGVDASHQGIASAMASTTQQIGGAVGLAILVAVANAGVEVSTGPALVPGLRVAGFAAAALTLLGVGIALTLRRPRAVEATPADTEVAAPRVSV; encoded by the coding sequence ATGACTTCTCGACGCGGAACAGGGCTCCTGCTGGGCCTCCTCGCATTCGCGCAGTTCATCAGTGCCATCGACTACAACATCGTCTACGTCGCGCTCCCGGAGATCGGTCGCGAGGTCGGCTTCGATGCCCACAGCCTCCAGTGGGTAATCAGCGCCTACGCCGTCGCCTTCGGCGGCTTCCTCCTGCTGGGCGGACGAGCGGCCGACCTGCTCGGCCAGCGCCGCATGTTCGCCACGGCCCTGTCCCTTTACGCGGCGTCCTCACTGGTCGGCGGCCTCGCGACCGAGCCCGGTCTGCTCGTGGCCGCCCGCGCCGTCCAGGGCCTGGGCGGAGCCCTTCTGCTCCCCGCGACGCTCTCCCTCATCAACACGACCTTCGAAGAGGGCGCCTCGCGCAACAAGGCCCTGGCGATCTGGGGCGGCGCCGGCGCCGTTGGCCTGGCCCTCGGATCCCTTCTCGGCGGCGTGCTGACCAACTACCTCGGCTGGGAATCCGTCTTCTACGTCAACGTTCCGCTGGCTCTCGGCGCCGCGGCCGCATCGTTCGCCATCATCGCCAAGGACGCCCAGCGTGAGCGCGGCCGCAGCTTCGACCTGGCCGGCGCGCTGACCGCCACCGTGGGATTTACCGCTCTGGTCTTCGGCATCGTCCAGGGCCCCGAGGCAGGATGGAGCACTCCTCAGACGTTGATCGCGCTCATCGCCGGTGTGCTTCTCATCGGGATCTTCCTGCTCATCGAGTCCCGCACGGCCCACCCGCTGATGCCGCTCAGGTTGTTCCGCAACCGCAGCCTGGTCGCCGCCATGGGCATCACCTTCATCTTCATGGGCACCTTCGGCGCCCAGTACTACTTCTTCACCGTCTACCTCCAGAACGTGCATGGCTACAGCGCCATGCCCACCGGCATGGCCTTCCTGCCCTCCGCCGTCATGGGCATGGTCGGCACCAAGGTGAGCGAGAAGCTGCTCGGCCGGTCCGGTGTCCGCACGACGATCGTGACCGGTCTGCTTCTCGGAACCGGGGGCATGATTCTGCTGGCCCTCGCCATGTCACCCACCGGCGGCTACGCGGTGCTGCTGCCCGGCGTCGTCCTGATCAGCCTCGGCCAGGGCATCGCCTGGACCGCGATGTTCGCCGCGGCCGCCAGCGGAGTCGACGCATCGCATCAGGGCATCGCCTCCGCCATGGCATCGACGACGCAGCAGATCGGTGGAGCTGTCGGCCTCGCCATCCTGGTCGCCGTAGCCAACGCAGGCGTCGAGGTCTCCACCGGTCCGGCGCTCGTCCCCGGTCTCCGGGTCGCCGGGTTCGCCGCCGCGGCCCTCACCCTGCTCGGCGTCGGCATCGCCCTCACCCTGCGGCGCCCCCGGGCTGTGGAAGCCACACCCGCGGACACCGAGGTGGCCGCTCCCCGCGTCTCAGTCTGA
- a CDS encoding MFS transporter, which translates to MPGTHGVTPRYGARGAALGLLAASQFLVVLNTSIVNVALPAISDDLALSSSGPAWIVNAYLVAFGALLLAGGRLADLYGRRRTLVTGLVLFTTGSLLAVVASGAGLLIAARAVQGVGAATLSPAALAITLALYPSGPERARALGVWGAVSAAGGAAGVLLGGTLTEALGWWSVFAVSVPVGLLALVAAPLLVPADGLGRGGRLDLPGTVTATFGLLALVYGLSGAGRNGWASSQTLVPLLAGAALLAAFVLIERQVADPLVPPGLLRTASVGKGNLIMLLLGMVWVGTFFFLPLYQQRVLGYSPLAAGLTQLPLALALMAAPVVAGRVGGTLVPGLLVLAAGLTWLARVPLDGTFVRDLLGPSLLIGSGLGLAFVPLTALGVTGVSVGRAGVASGLINTTRQVGGALGLALFTAVAALATAGDTPGALANRLPLRLPRGCIRHGARRRAHRHLERSRAAGHHLMKGILP; encoded by the coding sequence GTGCCCGGCACCCACGGCGTCACCCCCCGGTACGGAGCACGCGGCGCCGCGCTCGGCCTCCTGGCGGCCTCGCAGTTCCTCGTCGTGCTGAACACCTCGATCGTCAACGTGGCGCTCCCCGCCATCAGTGACGATCTCGCTCTCTCGTCCTCGGGGCCGGCTTGGATCGTCAACGCCTACCTGGTGGCGTTCGGCGCGCTGCTGCTGGCCGGCGGCCGGCTGGCGGACCTCTACGGCCGCCGCCGCACTCTCGTCACCGGGCTGGTGCTGTTCACCACCGGTTCCTTGCTGGCCGTCGTCGCCTCCGGCGCCGGGCTGCTGATCGCGGCGCGTGCCGTCCAGGGAGTGGGGGCCGCGACGCTCTCACCGGCGGCCCTGGCGATCACGCTGGCCCTCTATCCGTCCGGGCCGGAAAGGGCCAGGGCGCTGGGCGTCTGGGGCGCGGTGTCGGCCGCCGGCGGCGCGGCCGGTGTCCTGCTGGGCGGGACGCTCACCGAGGCGCTGGGCTGGTGGTCGGTCTTCGCGGTGAGCGTCCCCGTCGGCCTGCTCGCCCTGGTCGCCGCGCCGCTCCTGGTCCCCGCCGACGGGCTGGGGCGGGGCGGCAGGCTGGACCTGCCGGGGACGGTCACGGCCACGTTCGGCCTGCTCGCGCTCGTCTACGGCCTCAGCGGCGCGGGAAGGAACGGATGGGCCTCCTCGCAGACCCTCGTGCCGCTCCTGGCGGGGGCGGCGCTGCTCGCCGCGTTCGTACTGATCGAGCGGCAGGTGGCCGACCCTCTGGTCCCGCCGGGCCTGCTGCGTACGGCCTCCGTCGGCAAGGGCAACCTCATCATGCTGCTGCTGGGCATGGTGTGGGTCGGCACCTTCTTCTTCCTGCCGCTGTACCAGCAGCGCGTCCTGGGTTACTCCCCCCTGGCCGCAGGGCTCACCCAACTTCCGCTGGCGCTCGCCCTCATGGCCGCCCCCGTGGTGGCCGGCAGAGTCGGTGGCACGCTCGTTCCGGGGCTGCTCGTGCTGGCGGCCGGACTCACCTGGCTGGCCCGCGTCCCCCTCGACGGTACGTTCGTGCGCGATCTGCTGGGCCCCTCGCTCCTCATCGGCAGCGGGCTGGGGCTGGCGTTCGTGCCGCTGACCGCGCTCGGCGTGACCGGGGTGTCCGTCGGAAGAGCAGGCGTGGCCAGCGGGCTGATCAACACCACCCGCCAGGTCGGGGGCGCCCTGGGGCTGGCCCTGTTCACCGCCGTCGCCGCCCTCGCCACAGCAGGGGACACACCAGGGGCCCTCGCAAACCGGCTACCGCTACGCCTTCCTCGCGGCTGCATTCGTCACGGTGCTCGCCGCAGGGCTCACCGCCATCTCGAGCGCTCGCGTGCAGCGGGCCACCACCTCATGAAAGGCATCCTGCCGTGA
- a CDS encoding alpha/beta hydrolase, translating to MSHSIAAVDRPVLEPAAAEFAGATANPPFLFDLAPADGRKAVDEVQAGPIAKPEVAEEWVTVQGGPTGTVEVRIVRPAGATGDLPVIIYIHGAGWVFGNAHTHDRLVRELAIGACAAVVFPEYDLSPEARYPVAVEQNYAVARWIVADGAGKGLDASRIAVAGDSVGGNMAAALTLMAKERGDVPLVQQVLFYPVTDAAFDTGSYHQFAEGYFLRRDAMQWFWDQYTTDEAERAQITASPLRATTDQLTGLPPALVITAEADVLRDEGEAYANKLRQAGVPVTAVRYQGIIHDFVMLNALRDTHAAEAAINQATATLRTALHQG from the coding sequence ATGTCTCATTCGATCGCTGCAGTTGACCGGCCCGTGCTCGAACCGGCCGCCGCCGAGTTCGCTGGTGCCACCGCCAACCCGCCCTTCCTGTTCGACCTCGCTCCGGCCGATGGCCGCAAGGCCGTCGACGAAGTACAGGCCGGCCCGATCGCCAAGCCCGAGGTGGCCGAGGAGTGGGTCACTGTCCAGGGCGGCCCGACCGGCACTGTCGAGGTCCGTATCGTCAGGCCCGCCGGTGCCACCGGAGACCTGCCGGTCATCATTTACATCCACGGCGCAGGCTGGGTGTTCGGCAACGCCCACACTCACGACCGGCTGGTGCGCGAACTCGCCATCGGTGCCTGTGCGGCAGTGGTCTTTCCCGAGTACGACCTGTCGCCCGAGGCCCGCTACCCGGTGGCCGTCGAGCAGAACTACGCGGTCGCCCGGTGGATCGTGGCCGACGGGGCCGGCAAGGGCCTGGACGCCTCCCGGATCGCCGTGGCCGGAGACTCCGTCGGCGGCAACATGGCTGCGGCTCTGACCCTGATGGCGAAGGAGCGCGGAGACGTACCACTGGTCCAACAGGTGCTGTTCTACCCCGTCACCGACGCCGCCTTCGACACCGGCTCCTACCACCAGTTCGCCGAGGGCTACTTCCTGCGCCGCGACGCCATGCAGTGGTTCTGGGACCAGTACACCACCGACGAAGCCGAACGCGCCCAGATCACCGCCAGCCCGCTGCGTGCCACCACCGACCAGCTCACCGGACTTCCCCCGGCCTTGGTCATAACCGCAGAGGCCGACGTCCTGCGTGACGAGGGCGAGGCCTACGCCAACAAGCTTCGCCAAGCCGGCGTCCCCGTCACGGCGGTTCGCTACCAGGGCATCATCCACGACTTCGTCATGCTCAACGCCCTGCGCGACACCCACGCCGCCGAAGCCGCCATCAACCAGGCCACCGCCACCCTGCGCACCGCCCTGCACCAAGGCTGA
- a CDS encoding CBS domain-containing protein, whose protein sequence is MTTAREIMTAGAECIGAQETVLEAAKKMTEMGVGALPICGTDERLKGMLTDRDIVVKVLGAGKDPAEVKAGDLAQGEAVTIGADDDAEEILRTMSEHKVRRLPVIDGHILVGMVAQADVARALPDPKVGDLLQALSTD, encoded by the coding sequence ATGACGACCGCCCGAGAGATCATGACGGCGGGCGCCGAGTGCATCGGCGCCCAGGAGACGGTGCTTGAGGCCGCGAAGAAGATGACCGAGATGGGGGTGGGTGCGCTGCCGATCTGCGGCACGGACGAGAGGCTCAAGGGCATGCTCACCGACCGCGACATTGTGGTGAAGGTCTTGGGCGCGGGCAAGGACCCTGCCGAGGTGAAGGCCGGTGACCTCGCCCAGGGCGAGGCGGTCACCATCGGCGCCGACGATGATGCCGAGGAGATCCTGCGCACCATGAGTGAGCACAAGGTCCGGCGTCTGCCCGTCATCGACGGGCACATTCTGGTCGGCATGGTCGCCCAGGCCGACGTCGCCCGTGCCCTGCCGGACCCGAAGGTCGGTGATCTCCTCCAGGCGTTGTCCACCGACTGA
- a CDS encoding SDR family NAD(P)-dependent oxidoreductase gives MAGRGAEPAARPGGAVLFMSSIAGVVGFAGASAYSTTKGAVENAVRALALDAAPHGIRVNAIAPGNIRTAMNEDVLADPGYEREMIDRTPLGRIGVVEDITPAAVFLVSDAASYITGTSLLIDGGWTASYALMGAGTRSPAGVGTTA, from the coding sequence ATGGCCGGGCGGGGGGCAGAGCCCGCCGCGCGCCCGGGCGGAGCTGTACTGTTCATGAGCTCGATCGCAGGAGTGGTCGGCTTCGCCGGCGCGAGCGCGTACAGCACGACGAAGGGCGCCGTGGAGAACGCGGTGCGCGCCCTGGCCCTGGATGCCGCCCCGCACGGTATCCGGGTCAACGCCATCGCTCCGGGGAACATCCGCACGGCGATGAACGAGGACGTGCTCGCCGATCCCGGCTACGAGCGGGAGATGATCGACCGCACGCCACTGGGCCGCATCGGCGTGGTGGAAGACATCACCCCGGCCGCAGTGTTCCTGGTCTCCGACGCCGCCAGCTACATCACTGGTACGAGTCTGCTGATCGATGGAGGCTGGACGGCCTCGTACGCCCTCATGGGGGCTGGAACTCGCTCTCCGGCGGGGGTGGGCACCACCGCTTGA
- a CDS encoding TetR/AcrR family transcriptional regulator → MSTRTRQRSTAEERRDTVMRTAIRAFAERGYYGTSTMDVAKAAGISQGYLYRLFPDKEALFAALIGYCSMRLREAAATTVASVESTDPEVILKALAAAYNDVIADRDVLMILMHGNCSASEPAIGEAVRTCYAKQIEYVRAASGASDEQLRRHFADALLSNVVFAVGADTVDAPWARTLRS, encoded by the coding sequence ATGAGTACGAGAACACGGCAGCGCTCAACCGCCGAGGAACGCCGGGACACGGTGATGCGTACCGCGATCAGAGCTTTCGCGGAACGCGGGTACTACGGAACCTCGACGATGGACGTGGCCAAGGCCGCGGGCATCTCACAGGGTTACCTGTACCGCTTGTTCCCGGACAAGGAAGCGCTGTTCGCGGCCCTGATCGGTTACTGCTCGATGCGCCTGCGGGAGGCCGCCGCCACCACAGTCGCATCGGTCGAGAGCACCGATCCCGAGGTGATCCTCAAGGCTCTCGCGGCTGCGTACAACGACGTCATCGCGGACCGGGACGTTCTCATGATCCTCATGCACGGCAACTGCAGCGCGAGCGAGCCGGCCATCGGTGAAGCCGTTCGCACCTGCTACGCCAAGCAGATCGAATACGTCAGAGCGGCATCCGGCGCCTCTGACGAACAACTGCGACGCCACTTCGCGGATGCGCTGCTCAGCAACGTCGTCTTCGCCGTCGGCGCCGACACCGTCGACGCTCCCTGGGCGCGCACCCTGCGCTCCTAG
- the phoU gene encoding phosphate signaling complex protein PhoU, with amino-acid sequence MRAAYHEELASIRDSLVEMAHLAGSAMGRATSALLDADLQLAESVIAADVTVDALQRDLEHRAIALLARQQPVATDLRLVVTSLRMSADLERCGDLAQHVAKLARLRHPEHAVPGDLRRTILEMGQLAQSLMAKAAEVLITPDVDAALQLEKDDDRMDELHRMIFEHLMDDRWQHGVETAVDVTLAGRYYERFADHAVSVARRVVYLVTGKYADELATDPPAPA; translated from the coding sequence ATGCGGGCGGCCTATCACGAGGAGCTAGCCTCGATCAGAGACAGTCTGGTGGAAATGGCACACCTGGCCGGTTCGGCCATGGGCCGGGCCACCAGCGCTCTACTCGATGCGGATCTACAGCTCGCGGAGAGCGTGATCGCGGCCGATGTCACGGTCGATGCTCTGCAGCGGGATCTGGAGCACCGGGCGATCGCGCTGCTGGCGCGGCAGCAGCCGGTCGCCACCGATCTGCGCCTCGTGGTCACCTCGCTGCGCATGAGCGCGGATCTGGAGCGCTGTGGTGATCTTGCCCAGCACGTGGCCAAGCTGGCCCGGCTTCGCCACCCCGAACATGCGGTGCCAGGCGATCTGCGGCGCACCATTTTGGAGATGGGCCAGCTTGCGCAGAGTCTGATGGCGAAGGCCGCCGAAGTGCTCATCACCCCGGACGTCGACGCTGCGCTGCAGCTGGAGAAGGACGACGACCGTATGGACGAGCTGCACCGCATGATCTTCGAGCACCTGATGGACGACCGGTGGCAGCATGGTGTGGAAACGGCCGTGGACGTCACGTTGGCCGGCCGCTATTACGAGCGTTTCGCCGACCATGCCGTCTCGGTGGCCCGCCGCGTGGTCTACCTGGTCACGGGCAAGTACGCGGACGAACTGGCCACGGATCCGCCCGCGCCTGCGTGA